The window CGAGGGTGAAGTGTGGGTTGAAGCTAAGTATTTTGCTGCAGGCGCCGATGCTAATAAGAAGGACACCTTTAAACGGCAAACGCACTCGCTTGCTGAGGCGGTCCGCGACGGAGTTATAAAGCAGGCGCTTGCAATCGCAATCTTTGACTTTTATACAGAGAACCGGGTGAAGATCCTTTTATCAGAGGTTATAGTTGGGGACATATGGGCAAAACCACACGTACGCCTGTCACTTGACAGAAGGAGTCCCATAGCGCCATCGCTCCCAGTCTGGCTAGTTGTGACAAACGCAGCCACATAATAAGGTGATTCCTATGTACCGTCCAACCCTTGAGGAAGTGAAGAAGCTCGCCAGCCAGGGCAACCTGGTGCCGGTGTACCGCGAGATCATGGCGGACATGGAGACGCCCGTCTCCGCGTTCCTGAAGATAGCGCGGGGGCCGCACAGCTTTCTGCTGGAGAGCGTGGAGGGCGGCGAGCGCCTTGCCCGCTACAGCTTCATCGGCACCGAGCCGTACATGGTTATCAAGACCGGCCCCGGCCAGCCCGCCGGCGCGGTGGACCCCCTTGTCCAGGTGGAGAGGGAGCTCAAGGGCGTAAAGCCTGTCGTCGTGCCGGGCCTGCCGCGCTTCCTGGGTGGCGCGGTCGGCTACCTGTCGTACGAGACTGTCCGCTACTTCGAGCCGCGCGTGCCCGCGACCGAGCCGGACACGCTGGGCGTGCCGGAGTCCGTGTTCATGTTCACCGACACGCTTCTGGTCTTCGACCACGTGAAGCACAAAATCCAGCTTGTGAGCCACGTGCATACGGACGGCGACATCGAGCAGGAGTACATGGCGGCGGTGGCCCGCATCGAGTGGCTGGCGGAGCGCCTGCGCCATCCCCTGGAGCTGCAGAAGCGTCACGTCCCCGCGCCGTCGCCCGCCGAGTGCGCGCCCGTGCCTAACATGACGCAAGAGCAGTACGAGGCGATGGTCAGCTCCGCCAGGGAGTACATCAGCGCGGGTGACGTCATTCAGGTGGTGCTCTCCCAGCGCCTGCGGCGGCGCACCAGCGTGGAGCCATTCGATATCTACCGCTCCCTCCGGATGCTCAACCCCTCGCCGTACATGTACTATTTGCATCTGGACGATTTCGATATCGTCGGCGCGTCGCCGGAGCTGCTGGTGCGCGTGGAGGACGGCATGGTCGCCACGCACCCCATCGCGGGCACGAGGCCGCGGGGCAGGACGCCGGAGGAAGATGCGCGGCTGGAGAGTGACCTGCGCACCGACGCCAAGGAGCGCGCCGAGCACATCATGCTCGTGGACCTGGGCCGGAACGACATCGGACGGGTCAGCGAGCCGGGCACGGTGAAGGTGACAGAGTTGATGGGCGTGGAGCGCTACTCCCACGTGATGCACCTGGTCTCTCACGTCACCGGCAAGCTGAGCGCGGGGCTGACCGCCTACGACGCCCTGCGGGCCTGCTTCCCCGCGGGCACCGTCTCCGGCGCGCCCAAAATCAGGGCCATGGAGATCATTGCCGAGAAGGAGCCGGAGCGCCGCGGCCCGTATGCGGGCGCCGTGGGCTACTTCAGCTTCTCCGGCAACATGGACACCTGCATAACCATTCGGACGATCGTCGTCAAGGACGGTGTCGCCTGCGTGCAGGCGGGAGGAGGCATCGTGTACGACAGCACGCCCGTCGGCGAGTTCCGGGAGAGCCTGCAGAAGATGGAGGGCCCGCTCCGGGCCATCATTGAAGCGGAAGAGCAGGTGGCGGCGCACGCGGACGAGCCTCGGAGCCACCTGCGGAGGGCGGCGCGATGACGCTGGCGGGACGGGTCGCGCTGGTCACGGGCGGCAATCGCGGCATCGGCGGGGCGATCAGCCTGGCGCTGGCGCGCGACGGCGCGGACGTGGCCGTGCTCTACCGGCGCGAAGAGGCCTCCGCCCACGAGACCGCGGCGCACGTGCAGAAACTGGGCCGCCGCTGCGTGACGGTGCAGGCGGACGTGAGCGACTACGAGCAGGTGAAGGCCGCCGTGGCCAAAGCGACGCAGGCGCTGGGGACGGTGGACATCTTGGTACACAACGCCGGAATCGCGTCGCGGGGGCTGTCTATCGTGGACTCCGACCCGAAGGAGTGGCGACGGGTTATAGATACCCACATCTTCGGGGGCATGCACCTGGTCAAGGAAGTAGCCCCCGGGATGCGCGGGAAGAAGCGCGGCGACGTCATCTTCATCTCCTCCGCCGCCACGCTCCGAAGTCCTCCCCACTACTCTCCCTATCTGGAGGCCAAGGCGGGGCTGGAGGCGATGGCCCGGGCGCTGGCGAAAGAGGAGCGCAAGAACAACATCCGCGTGAACGTCGTCGCGCCAGGGCTCGTGGAGACGGAGCTGGGGCGGCGGCTGGTCAAGGGCGCGCTGGGCGTGGACGATATCAAAACTCTCTATGCGACGTATCCGTTCGGGCGCGTCTGCCAGCCAGAGGACGTCGCCGACTTTGTTGCGTTCCTGTGTTCGCCGGGGTGCCAGTACGTGTCCGGCCAGGTCATCTACATGGACGGCGGCATGGGCGGCGAGGTGCCGGTCAAGCCCACGTGAGAAGTGGCGTCCGACGGTCTGTCATCCCTCGCAAGGTGTCCCGTCGGGGAGATTCCTCGTCCTTCCCCGGAAGGACTCGGAATGACAGAGGACACCTGGGCTAACGTCATCGCGACCGCGGGGTTGCAAGGGGGCGCAGCCCCGTAGCCTGTCCTGAGCAAAGTCGAAGGACCGGGGGTCTGGGGGAGTCCCCCAGTTTCTACTCATTCCCCCTTCCTGTCAGGCCTGTCCTGAGCTTGCCGAAGGAAAGGGAGTTGGGGGGATGGTGACCAGTCCAGACAGCGGGAGGTGAGGAGCCATGCTCCTCCTGATTGACAACTACGATAGCTTTACCTACAAC is drawn from Dehalococcoidia bacterium and contains these coding sequences:
- the trpE gene encoding anthranilate synthase component I; the encoded protein is MYRPTLEEVKKLASQGNLVPVYREIMADMETPVSAFLKIARGPHSFLLESVEGGERLARYSFIGTEPYMVIKTGPGQPAGAVDPLVQVERELKGVKPVVVPGLPRFLGGAVGYLSYETVRYFEPRVPATEPDTLGVPESVFMFTDTLLVFDHVKHKIQLVSHVHTDGDIEQEYMAAVARIEWLAERLRHPLELQKRHVPAPSPAECAPVPNMTQEQYEAMVSSAREYISAGDVIQVVLSQRLRRRTSVEPFDIYRSLRMLNPSPYMYYLHLDDFDIVGASPELLVRVEDGMVATHPIAGTRPRGRTPEEDARLESDLRTDAKERAEHIMLVDLGRNDIGRVSEPGTVKVTELMGVERYSHVMHLVSHVTGKLSAGLTAYDALRACFPAGTVSGAPKIRAMEIIAEKEPERRGPYAGAVGYFSFSGNMDTCITIRTIVVKDGVACVQAGGGIVYDSTPVGEFRESLQKMEGPLRAIIEAEEQVAAHADEPRSHLRRAAR
- a CDS encoding glucose 1-dehydrogenase → MTLAGRVALVTGGNRGIGGAISLALARDGADVAVLYRREEASAHETAAHVQKLGRRCVTVQADVSDYEQVKAAVAKATQALGTVDILVHNAGIASRGLSIVDSDPKEWRRVIDTHIFGGMHLVKEVAPGMRGKKRGDVIFISSAATLRSPPHYSPYLEAKAGLEAMARALAKEERKNNIRVNVVAPGLVETELGRRLVKGALGVDDIKTLYATYPFGRVCQPEDVADFVAFLCSPGCQYVSGQVIYMDGGMGGEVPVKPT